In Lactuca sativa cultivar Salinas chromosome 5, Lsat_Salinas_v11, whole genome shotgun sequence, the DNA window agtgaaactgtaagcacgaagcttagtgagctcccccaaactaccacataccatacaatacatatatacagcacatactgggccttgcccactgcatcagaccgaagtctggaactagctgcatcggaccgaagtccggaactgactgggaccttgtcccctgcatcggaccagagtccggaactaactgcatcggaccgaagtccggaactgactgcatcggaccgaagtccggaactaactgcatcggaccgaagtccggaactgactgatcatggcatagcataaaacataaccactattataatcacatatactgcatactgcatcggaacagagtccggaacacataacacaaatatgcttgaatcacaaagacatcaagcactctagctactgcatcagaccaaagtccgggactactgctaattaaacgggccggcattgtggccgtagacccgttcctactgaaaggaaactcacctcgtgaactggctgctgagtgaatggctctgagggctaactgctgctgctccggtatctccccagctacaagtccataaacacactcaatcaaatactaaacactgtactgggtaaaatgactcttttacccttggtcaaagtcaactctcggtcaaggtCAATTCTCGGTCAAATTCAActctcagttgacctgactcgccgagttgggcagccaactcgccgagtccctattctcactcctcgaccctactcgttgctactcgtcgagtatagcatcgactcgacgagcaccctctcgatccaagaactcagacaatcttcatccgactcgccgagtcatatgaacaactcgacgagttgttcttgagcttaagaagattgccttggactcgccgagttgtatgaacaactcgccgagtccctccattactgagtctaccctcaaactcgctgagtccactccactactcactggtcccactcgacaccgctcaaaaggaagaaatcggggactcgcgactcgactcgccgagtcgttcttccgactcgccgagtcacagccatgcaactattctacactcgattctgctcgaatccattacatacaaatgatagatctgagtccaataagctgatttaccacgtaaagtttccaactttacatgtacaaacacatgaaaaagggaataaaggctaaaaaggcacttaaaaggggtagatctagggttatgatgcaaaatagctccataaaggcaatagatctgggctctacaactcctaaatgaacagatctaaggatatctcgacataatagggcttccatatcaacataaggcttgagaatagcatcaactagatctagaggggtttttaaagcataaaagggaaggaaatccgaagaatacctcaaagaactctggttttcccttgaatctttgctctacaactcttctccttgctcctttcttcttctccttcttcaagccttcacaaatgaacacaagatcacttaaaatcactcaagaacgaattagggttttctcacagctctctaagggtgaaggaggcgagaatggaggctataaggtggcttaaatagtgggcaacccggggatttagggtttctcccagacagacagactcgccgagtccagaatatggactcgccgagtcgccagctaacacgtgctcgaaatcccgtccctactcggcgagtcaggctatgaactcgccgagtccctcttgcaaacttcaaaataaatgatatggaatcatcataccggagacgggtcgctACACATTGGTAGAGTTAAAGAGCATTGAATCACCTCGTATTCAATGGAGAGATTAATAGATCCTCAGGTTATTAGATGATAGAAAGGGAAAATGCATCATTAGTTGGAAATAATCGCTGATGTTTTCAGGCGACACAAGCAGATGATTTAGTGGCGATTCACACGTGTTTTAAGAAGCAAACAGAACAAAAAAGAAGGTTACCTGGTAGGGACAAAGAAGATTGAGAAAAAAAACAGCGAAGAGTAGGATGATGCAAATTAAACACGAAGGCAATGAGGATCATCAATCGAGAACCACCTACCGATGATTGACAGAGCAGGCGGCAAACAATAGAACAGATAAGAGTAAGAGGAGCTCCAAGTAGAATGAAGTCTGATCGATAATGGCGTAAGTGGAGATGGGGAAAAACTAAAGAATTAGGTCAAGTGATGAATCCCCAATATTTCTCTTCAGGGCTTGTCAAAATAATGAGTATAGAGCAAAATTTCCGcctacaaaataattaataaataaggtTGAGTTTTTCATTAATCAAATTGACTTTTCATTTTGTGAGTCATCACCTCCAATCGACGATACAAAAATAAAGTTCGTATTGACTAGATTTAccgtatgtttcttgtttttggtaattattttcttctttattttaaGTAGGGGCTAATTTGttattaaaatagaaaaggaAAATATTATTCTAAAATAAGAATATAAAATCTTGAAAATGTCATAAAAACGGGTGGAATAAAAAGTGGCAAACAGGAGTAGGACTAGACGATGCACATTAAAATGTCCAATATCCTTAATATATTAACTAAAATGGCCTATATGTTTAATTAAAATTACTAGTTTTCCCTTGAAGATCATTTTGGATCGTAAATTACCATGATACCTCTTTTTAAAATAAACATTATTAGTTTgcctttaaaataattttttatatttcgCCACGGAAACATTTTCCATAGCTACTTAACTACGGAATATTCCGTAGCTAAATAGCCACCGATTTTGATTCCATAGTTTGCAAATTCGAAAACCAACTGTATACACAAATAACCATGTTTAATATTTTTGTAACAAGTTCTATAGTAGATTAGCTACAAAGTTTACTTGTGTTGCAAGTTACATAACAAAATAACTACGGAATTTCAATTTCGTAGCCAACTAACTATTGGTTTGAATTCCAAAGCCAATTCTCTAGCTAAATAGCTACGAATATTAATTTCATAACAAGTTTCGTAGTAAACTAGCCGCAACCAAAAACTCCATAGCATGATTTGTAGTAAAATAACTAAGAATTTCGATTCCGTAACAACTATTCAATGTTTAGCTACATAATATAATTACGTAGCAAATTTCGTAGTAAATTAGCTATGGTCAGCCATTGTGTAGTATATTCCATAGTAGAATAACTACATTTTTTGATTTCGTAGCAACTTTACGTAGCTATTTAGGATTTAGCTACCGAATGCAATTTAGTAACAATTTCCGTAGCAAAATAGCTAGGACAAGCCATTTCGTAGCATATTTCGTAGTAAAATAGCTACGGATTTTAATTCCATAGCAACTTTCAGTAGCAGATTAGGaattttcttgtagtgtatgGTTATGTTATAATGTGGATGATATCTATTGTATGGACGTATGAACAATTCTAAACCAATCATTTTcggtaaataaatgttttttgaaattcttttagaatataaaataaaaattatggattcgaatttaaaattattttaggGGTAATGTGGACTTTTTATGTATCCTAATTTTAGGCAACTAATTAGTCAAATTTGTAAATTTGGGAAGCTTATTCAAATCAGATTAATTATATTGATTCTTATctataatacttaaataatacttGTATATTCTTTTAAAATTCAGAATCAGTGAACAAGTCAAAATTCTAATTTGGAAATTTATAATTGAATGCTTTTTTCACTATATTGTCCACACCAAAAGCAGAATTTCAGATTGAAGAACATTCTTAATGAAAATTATTAATATTCtttaaaacaaaacaaattcctACGAGAATTATAACACCAACAAATAGAATAATGAATCATTACAGCAACAACAAAGAATAATGATGAATAAAAACCATTAATCTTATTAGAAAACTACATCAAATTAAATAATGGCAATATTCTTATAGAATGTGATGTAATCTTTAAAAGAATGTGAGGTATTCTCAAAGAATGTATAACATATTCTTGTGGTATGCCTCCACAAGATGTAAAATGCTTAGGAGAATAAATTTGGTCTTCTTAAGTGGTCTATATAGTTTGCTTTATCTTCTTCTCTTTCAAATAAATAATGGGTGTTACAAGAATTCCAGCAGAATATACACTTCACCAAACAATTTATTCTCAACGCATCATCCATGCCATACGTGAGACAACGTAGAATCTCCATGATTCGCAAGGAAGCCCGTCTGAAAGATGAACGTAACGAAGATCCATAAAATATTGAAATTATATTATGTCAACTATGGACTATTGAGGAGGAATACATTGGTTACGTTTACCTCCAATTAGACTCTCACGAACGAGAAACATGCACAAAAGCTAAACAATAACATGAACAAATAACCCAAAAAATACACATGTAATTTAATTGGTTAGATGCACTCTAATTCTATATTCCATTAAgccaaacaaataaataaagaaccaTAATCACGTGAGCATTGTTtgaatttttcattaaaaaacatTTACCTTTATGTGATAAAGTATATTCTAAATTTTGATAAAGCATTAAAAAAAAGAATTGATATGAAAATACCATTGCAATTTTGATACACTTACCGAAATTATATATGTGTCGTCAGCCATAAgatttatttgtttatccttCGTATTAACTATGGGGCCAATATGATTGAAGGACAAAGCAAATGCACAAAATCGATAATTGTCAAAAAAAAACTCATGTATCGATTATTTTCATAAGATTCATGCATCCAGCGTCGGCAGTAGCCAATAGAATATTAAGTGCCAATTTAGGTTGATTTTAAAACAgataaaaaaaaagaagaagaaagaatgaTGAAGAATGAGAACTCACTGAAAGTCTGAGACAGTTGCATTAGACTCGTCATTAATTGGTACTCAATGATCTCCCAACCTTCCTTTAACAACGAACCTTATTTCTAATTTACAAAATCGAATTCGAATCTTCCTGTTCCTTCTCCCTCAAATCGGCGATATTGGGCTATGAGAAATAGAAACAAGTAGAGATGATGAGGGTTGTTAATCTTTGTTGATGATTCTTTCAATTGATAGAGTTGATACACAAAATTGACACTTAATGGAGGAGGTGGTGTAGTTAATAACGTAGAAGATGTTTGCCATAAATAAATGATTCAAAATTACTATAATGTTAGTATCCTAATTTAATGAGATTtagttaatgataataattaatATGGTTTAACATTTTACTATACTACCCTTTTCTATTTATATGAAATGATTGATTGATATTAATCCTTACATTCACACAATAGTTGTCTATCCATATATGAAcctacataatatatatatatatatatatatatatatatatatatatatatatatatatatatatatatatatatatatatatatatatatatatatatagacttaggttcaaatgttttcactatctattgtgtacatgtatgacaaattctggaccaatcattttagttattttaagaaagtatatatatatatatatatatatatatatatatatatggttaagttattttgttttttacatttattgtgtgctaaaatgcaccaatagaaatttagtaaattaaataaatatatatattaaatgatttccataattatatgtatattaaatgatatccataattataattatctttttaTGAAAAGTAATTAAatctgtcattaatgtcagcaataacattctttcagaatgaatttgcaTCTAAGTTTTTATATACgagttcgtattttgtttcaggacccactcacttaaaatacaataaagttgcataGAATACACTCCCATTCTGCTGGattacactctcattcttctagatatgaattcattttgaaagaatattattgttgacattaatgacgaatttaattggtTTCTATAAAAACGAGTTATTAGTATGGATAGTatttagcacacaatagatatgaaaaacatttaaacctacctgtctctctctctgtctctgtctctgtctctctctctctctctctctctctctctctatatatatatatatatatatatatatatatatatatatatatatatatatatatatatatatatatatatataggttcaggttcatttgaaaccattctaattttgtgagaccgtgagagcaaatctaaaaataattttaaatggcaaaataaatggaaaaatccaaaaaaaaattttaaatattattttcggaacttgaattaactaaaaaaaattaaaaaaataaataaataaataaaaaatcctgtttttttaaaaaatacgtgaaatattctaaatagaatattacactgacatattctaaaaaataattttaaaatacaaaataaatagaaaaatctaaaaattctttttttaaatattattttcgtaacttgaattaactaaaaaaaataaaaaataataaaaaaaatcccactttttttgaaaaatacgtgaaatattctaaatagaatattacactgtatatattctaaaaataattttaaaatgcaaaataaatggaaaaatcaaaaaattctttttttaaatattattttcggaacttgaattaactaaaaaaatttaaaaaaaaataaaaaataaaataaaaaaatacgtctcacggtctcacaaaattaggccgtctcacatgaacctaaccctatatatatatatatatatatatatatatatatatatatatatatatatatatatatatatatatatatatatatatatatatatatatatatatatatatatatatatatatatatatatatatatatatatatataactcgacAAAGACACATATCAGCTCATCAAGGGACTGTAGGCTACTTGGATTCGTCCACAGCAGTGCTGGTACCGCGACCCTTTTTCATCCTTCCTGCAACGATACCTTCACCGTAATAGCTGCTTTTTAGTCATGTAATTTAATTTACTTTAAATACTATTGAGTTTTTTTTCAATCCTATTTACATGTGATGTTTGAAACATTAGTAATGAATCATGCAATTATTATGTAACGGAAGTAAGCATTATGAAAATTTTGGTGTTAAAGTaatttagttgtttgttttagttGTAATATAAAAAACAGGGTAATTTGTTTTGTATACCACCAAACAGGGCACAAATAAGTAATTTTTCCCTTGGCTTAGAAAATCTGAGACCGATCCTACCAAGTCTGGTAAATCATATGAAGAACCGTGATAAaagatatataaaagcatatccAAGATAGAGTTGGAGTTGGTTTGCATTTAAACACACAAATAAAGGTTTCAAATAAAGGTTAACCTTGAAAAACTTCAACTAATTACTATAACGACGAATAAGAGTTTCATTTAATTTTATACCATTATCTTATTCAAGAGCTGAAATTACAAGATTAAAATACACAACAAACAGAAGTAAATGTTTTCCACAACAATCAATTAAATGTCCATTTTTACCTTGTGAGGGGTATAGGTATAGCAACAAGTGGTATTGCCTTAAGCAATGTAAGACCGAAAATAGTATTCATGTCCATTTCTTCTTTCGCATGAGGTAGCTCCCAATCAAAATGATAAACAAATGAGGCCAGTAGCAAACGTACCAGCCTATGAGCCAATGGCATTCCAGGGCACCTCCTTCGACCCGACCCAAATGGTATAAACTCGAAATGTTTACCCTTATAGTCAACTTGATTAGCTAAGAACCTTTCTGGCATAAACACCAGTGGGTTTTCCCAGTATCTTGGGTCCCGTGCTATGGCCCATGCATTCACAAGAATTTGTGTGTTTGTTGGTATAATATAGTTTCCGAGTTGCACTTCGGACTCGGTTTTATGAGGCGCCAATAGGGGTGCAGCTAAGTGAAGTCTCATTGTTTCCTTGATGACAGCATCCAAATACGGCAGCTCCATGATTTTGGCTTCTTCAATTTTTCCATCTTCTCCCACTATTTGTCTGACTTCTTTGCGGAGTCTTGATAACATATCAGGGTTAAGTAATAATTCTGTCATCGCCCATGTTATCGTGTTTGAAGTGGTGTCTGTTCCTGCTATGAATATATCCTGTAATTTAAATGAATTATTTTCAATCATTTGAATATATCTACCAAAACAGGGATACCGACATATGGAGTGGATGAGACATGCGTGTGGGGACTCCAATAATCAGATAGATTAAACAATAGGAATATAATATACCAAAAAGTATGATCAAGAAAAATGACAAGGTGCTAGGAGATGCTGGAGCTTTGGTTCTGAATAAATATATATGCGTAGTTTCTGTATACACAAGAAATTGCATCAACTCATGGTTGATCTTTATGTATTTGTTCAGTAATGCAATATGTTGGTGGCCTAGGATAATCTTCAGATGAAGAGATTAAACATATGTGAAATTAAAAGGAAATAAAACGAGGGAATTTACCACAAGTAAAGAATTGATGTGTTGGAGATTGAAAATGGCTTCGTTTTCTTGACTGTAATCGAGCAGTGAATCTAACATATCACCAGAACTCGACACCTTCAACTCTCGATTCTTAAGTCTCTCACTTACGAAACCTTCTATCACTTCATCCAGCCAGTTGAAAGCCGACTTCGCCTGACGCCGTATGTGCTGTGGATCCAATGGTTTCAGCACCGGAAATATGTCTGCTATGTTGAACTTCCCCAGCATCTCCATATAGGTCTCCACAGCCGACTTGAAACCCCCGATATTCTCAGAGACATAGTTTGTCACGTTCTGTGAGAGAATCGTGTTTGACATTTGGTTAAGTGCCACGGCAAACGCCAGCTGTCCAATGTCCACTGTGGCCTTTTTCTCCGCCGACTCCCGAATGAAGTCAACCATCCCTGCAACCACGTTTTGGCGGAGGTAGCTGAGACTGTCGAGTTTCTGTCGATTGGTGAGATACAAGTTGAGAGCTTTCCTCATAGCCCGCCAGGTCTTGTCCGGCGGCATCCATAAGATCGTTGCTTCAGGGTGTTTCAGAGCGTTATTTACATCGGGTACGAGGCGACCGGAGCAAGCGTCATCATTGAGTTGGAGGATTTGTCTGGCAGCATCTGGTGTCGATGCCACCACACTGGTGATGCTGCCCAATCGGATGGTCATAAGAGGACCATGTTTGTGTGCGAGCTTGGCTAGGGATTCGTGGGGTTTTGAACCAATGTGGAGGAGGTTTCCAATGATGGGGAGCCTGACGGGGCCAGGCGGGAGTCTTCTTCTCCGGTAAAGATCAAGGCCATGGAGGAGAATCAAGAATATGATGAAGATGATGGAGGAGAATATCAGGTGATGATGGTCCATTGTATTTTTCTTAGTTTCTATTATACTATATATAGTGACTAGTTGAACAGGAAGCTGAATATATTAATACGTATGAAGATGCCTTCACGTTATTTGGTGTCGATAGATGCATTTCTAATTGCATTTGCACGTGACGATTAAATTAATACTACAAATGAACACATGTTCttgatcaatgttttaaaaa includes these proteins:
- the LOC111897512 gene encoding geraniol 8-hydroxylase, translated to MDHHHLIFSSIIFIIFLILLHGLDLYRRRRLPPGPVRLPIIGNLLHIGSKPHESLAKLAHKHGPLMTIRLGSITSVVASTPDAARQILQLNDDACSGRLVPDVNNALKHPEATILWMPPDKTWRAMRKALNLYLTNRQKLDSLSYLRQNVVAGMVDFIRESAEKKATVDIGQLAFAVALNQMSNTILSQNVTNYVSENIGGFKSAVETYMEMLGKFNIADIFPVLKPLDPQHIRRQAKSAFNWLDEVIEGFVSERLKNRELKVSSSGDMLDSLLDYSQENEAIFNLQHINSLLVDIFIAGTDTTSNTITWAMTELLLNPDMLSRLRKEVRQIVGEDGKIEEAKIMELPYLDAVIKETMRLHLAAPLLAPHKTESEVQLGNYIIPTNTQILVNAWAIARDPRYWENPLVFMPERFLANQVDYKGKHFEFIPFGSGRRRCPGMPLAHRLVRLLLASFVYHFDWELPHAKEEMDMNTIFGLTLLKAIPLVAIPIPLTR